In Penaeus monodon isolate SGIC_2016 chromosome 43, NSTDA_Pmon_1, whole genome shotgun sequence, one DNA window encodes the following:
- the LOC119568061 gene encoding sprouty-related, EVH1 domain-containing protein 2-like isoform X3: protein MNKDQSCGGRMVRWFRLSSSGSGNYLVRVRAQVMMRDDSTGGWLPMGGGGLSNVSVRKRVTQPDLDDSKHEYLIYGKRLSDQSVVLSCTIKKDFEYNKVMPTFHHWKTGDKKFGLTFQTAADARAFDKGVRMAVEDLLEDVGDDNVFMAVNLPVDRDGSRTNSSGSVTTCGSSRHTPTATPLPTPDHPPHYPYHHHHHHHYPPPGGGVGGIGSAGGTAISTTNTSPSSTISNLAITTVGMQPQSHSHSHANHLHRITFPSRPRPPLPQNNNPLDKPLDLDGDHKAGSPPDMPQDQDKIEVTGDTYSYVQCTMHHEYSYPVVEGIKAEKRDSIASLKKQQQLELAGATHPQPCPPTNHGKRPRKRDRRGRKFIKARCRHCQETFTYDKNSRGSCEYAPDCVRTAIDTLTCISCAHGMLYHCMSDAEGDFAHRPCECGGPGGTTDELCGRRWLGLTLLSLLVPCLWCYIPLRACHRCAVACRLCGGRHEAS from the exons ATGAATAAAGACCAGAGTTGCGGCGGCAGAATGGTGCGTTGGTTCAGACTCTCGTCCAGCGGCAG CGGCAACTACTTGGTTCGAGTGCGTGCTCAGGTGATGATGCGTGATGACAGCACTGGGGGTTGGCTGCCCATGGGTGGGGGTGGCCTCTCCAATGTGTCTGTCCGGAAGCGTGTCACCCAACCCGACCTTGACGACTCCAAACATGAGTATCTTATCTATGGGAAGAGATTATCCGATCAATCA GTAGTGTTGAGTTGTACAATAAAGAAAGATTTTGAATACAACAAAGTCATGCCTACCTTTCACCACTGGAAGACAGGAGACAAAAAGTTCGGACTAACCTTTCAAACGGCCGCCGATGCTCGAGCATTTGACAAAGGCGTACGAATGGCGGTTGAAGATCTATTAGAAG ATGTCGGTGATGATAACGTTTTCATG GCGGTGAATCTTCCGGTGGATAGAGATGGGTCACGGACGAACTCGTCTGGGTCGGTCACCACCTGCGGCAGCAGCCGTCACACACCCACCgctactcccctccccaccccagaccatcccccccactacccctaccaccaccaccaccatcaccactacccaCCACCaggaggtggagtgggggggaTCGGAAGCGCAGGGGGAACGGCTATATCAACAACAAACACTTCTCCAAGCTCCACCATTTCCAACCTTGCCATCACCACGGTCGGGATGCAGCCCCAGTCACACAGCCACTCCCACGCCAACCACCTGCACCGCATCACCTTCCCCTCCCGGCCCCGGCCTCCATTACCACAGAACAACAACCCCCTCGACAAGCCCCTTGATCTGGATGGCGACCACAAGGCGGGTAGCCCTCCAGACATGCCCCAAGACCAGGACAAGATCGAGGTCACAGGAGACACGTACTCCTACGTGCAGTGCACGATGCACCATGAATACAGCTACCCGGTGGTGGAGGGCATCAaggcagagaaaagagatagTATAGCATCCCTGAAAAAGCAGCAGCAACTCGAGCTTGCCGGGGCGACGCACCCTCAGCCATGTCCTCCAACGAATCATGGCAAGAGGCCGCGAAAGAGAGACCGCAGAGGCAGAAAGTTCATCAAGGCCCGCTGTCGGCACTGTCAGGAAACCTTTACATATGATAAAAATTCCCGGGGCAGCTGCGAATACGCACCAGACTGTGTACGTACAGCCATTGATACACTTACATGCATCTCTTGTGCGCACGGTATGTTATATCATTGCATGAGTGATGCAGAAGGTGACTTTGCTCACCGTCCATGTGAATGTGGGGGTCCTGGAGGCACGACGGATGAGTTGTGCGGGCGACGGTGGCTCGGATTAACCTTGTTATCCTTATTGGTGCCGTGCTTGTGGTGCTACATACCGCTGCGAGCATGTCACCGATGCGCTGTCGCCTGCAGATTGTGTGGTGGCCGACATGAGGCCTCCTGA
- the LOC119568061 gene encoding sprouty-related, EVH1 domain-containing protein 2-like isoform X1 — MNKDQSCGGRMVRWFRLSSSGSGNYLVRVRAQVMMRDDSTGGWLPMGGGGLSNVSVRKRVTQPDLDDSKHEYLIYGKRLSDQSVVLSCTIKKDFEYNKVMPTFHHWKTGDKKFGLTFQTAADARAFDKGVRMAVEDLLEGLNDFPSYRHGLNVDVGDDNVFMAVNLPVDRDGSRTNSSGSVTTCGSSRHTPTATPLPTPDHPPHYPYHHHHHHHYPPPGGGVGGIGSAGGTAISTTNTSPSSTISNLAITTVGMQPQSHSHSHANHLHRITFPSRPRPPLPQNNNPLDKPLDLDGDHKAGSPPDMPQDQDKIEVTGDTYSYVQCTMHHEYSYPVVEGIKAEKRDSIASLKKQQQLELAGATHPQPCPPTNHGKRPRKRDRRGRKFIKARCRHCQETFTYDKNSRGSCEYAPDCVRTAIDTLTCISCAHGMLYHCMSDAEGDFAHRPCECGGPGGTTDELCGRRWLGLTLLSLLVPCLWCYIPLRACHRCAVACRLCGGRHEAS; from the exons ATGAATAAAGACCAGAGTTGCGGCGGCAGAATGGTGCGTTGGTTCAGACTCTCGTCCAGCGGCAG CGGCAACTACTTGGTTCGAGTGCGTGCTCAGGTGATGATGCGTGATGACAGCACTGGGGGTTGGCTGCCCATGGGTGGGGGTGGCCTCTCCAATGTGTCTGTCCGGAAGCGTGTCACCCAACCCGACCTTGACGACTCCAAACATGAGTATCTTATCTATGGGAAGAGATTATCCGATCAATCA GTAGTGTTGAGTTGTACAATAAAGAAAGATTTTGAATACAACAAAGTCATGCCTACCTTTCACCACTGGAAGACAGGAGACAAAAAGTTCGGACTAACCTTTCAAACGGCCGCCGATGCTCGAGCATTTGACAAAGGCGTACGAATGGCGGTTGAAGATCTATTAGAAG GTCTCAACGACTTTCCATCCTATCGTCATGGCCTGAACGTAGATGTCGGTGATGATAACGTTTTCATG GCGGTGAATCTTCCGGTGGATAGAGATGGGTCACGGACGAACTCGTCTGGGTCGGTCACCACCTGCGGCAGCAGCCGTCACACACCCACCgctactcccctccccaccccagaccatcccccccactacccctaccaccaccaccaccatcaccactacccaCCACCaggaggtggagtgggggggaTCGGAAGCGCAGGGGGAACGGCTATATCAACAACAAACACTTCTCCAAGCTCCACCATTTCCAACCTTGCCATCACCACGGTCGGGATGCAGCCCCAGTCACACAGCCACTCCCACGCCAACCACCTGCACCGCATCACCTTCCCCTCCCGGCCCCGGCCTCCATTACCACAGAACAACAACCCCCTCGACAAGCCCCTTGATCTGGATGGCGACCACAAGGCGGGTAGCCCTCCAGACATGCCCCAAGACCAGGACAAGATCGAGGTCACAGGAGACACGTACTCCTACGTGCAGTGCACGATGCACCATGAATACAGCTACCCGGTGGTGGAGGGCATCAaggcagagaaaagagatagTATAGCATCCCTGAAAAAGCAGCAGCAACTCGAGCTTGCCGGGGCGACGCACCCTCAGCCATGTCCTCCAACGAATCATGGCAAGAGGCCGCGAAAGAGAGACCGCAGAGGCAGAAAGTTCATCAAGGCCCGCTGTCGGCACTGTCAGGAAACCTTTACATATGATAAAAATTCCCGGGGCAGCTGCGAATACGCACCAGACTGTGTACGTACAGCCATTGATACACTTACATGCATCTCTTGTGCGCACGGTATGTTATATCATTGCATGAGTGATGCAGAAGGTGACTTTGCTCACCGTCCATGTGAATGTGGGGGTCCTGGAGGCACGACGGATGAGTTGTGCGGGCGACGGTGGCTCGGATTAACCTTGTTATCCTTATTGGTGCCGTGCTTGTGGTGCTACATACCGCTGCGAGCATGTCACCGATGCGCTGTCGCCTGCAGATTGTGTGGTGGCCGACATGAGGCCTCCTGA
- the LOC119568061 gene encoding sprouty-related, EVH1 domain-containing protein 2-like isoform X4, whose product MTEGNDDGNYLVRVRAQVMMRDDSTGGWLPMGGGGLSNVSVRKRVTQPDLDDSKHEYLIYGKRLSDQSVVLSCTIKKDFEYNKVMPTFHHWKTGDKKFGLTFQTAADARAFDKGVRMAVEDLLEGLNDFPSYRHGLNVDVGDDNVFMAVNLPVDRDGSRTNSSGSVTTCGSSRHTPTATPLPTPDHPPHYPYHHHHHHHYPPPGGGVGGIGSAGGTAISTTNTSPSSTISNLAITTVGMQPQSHSHSHANHLHRITFPSRPRPPLPQNNNPLDKPLDLDGDHKAGSPPDMPQDQDKIEVTGDTYSYVQCTMHHEYSYPVVEGIKAEKRDSIASLKKQQQLELAGATHPQPCPPTNHGKRPRKRDRRGRKFIKARCRHCQETFTYDKNSRGSCEYAPDCVRTAIDTLTCISCAHGMLYHCMSDAEGDFAHRPCECGGPGGTTDELCGRRWLGLTLLSLLVPCLWCYIPLRACHRCAVACRLCGGRHEAS is encoded by the exons CGGCAACTACTTGGTTCGAGTGCGTGCTCAGGTGATGATGCGTGATGACAGCACTGGGGGTTGGCTGCCCATGGGTGGGGGTGGCCTCTCCAATGTGTCTGTCCGGAAGCGTGTCACCCAACCCGACCTTGACGACTCCAAACATGAGTATCTTATCTATGGGAAGAGATTATCCGATCAATCA GTAGTGTTGAGTTGTACAATAAAGAAAGATTTTGAATACAACAAAGTCATGCCTACCTTTCACCACTGGAAGACAGGAGACAAAAAGTTCGGACTAACCTTTCAAACGGCCGCCGATGCTCGAGCATTTGACAAAGGCGTACGAATGGCGGTTGAAGATCTATTAGAAG GTCTCAACGACTTTCCATCCTATCGTCATGGCCTGAACGTAGATGTCGGTGATGATAACGTTTTCATG GCGGTGAATCTTCCGGTGGATAGAGATGGGTCACGGACGAACTCGTCTGGGTCGGTCACCACCTGCGGCAGCAGCCGTCACACACCCACCgctactcccctccccaccccagaccatcccccccactacccctaccaccaccaccaccatcaccactacccaCCACCaggaggtggagtgggggggaTCGGAAGCGCAGGGGGAACGGCTATATCAACAACAAACACTTCTCCAAGCTCCACCATTTCCAACCTTGCCATCACCACGGTCGGGATGCAGCCCCAGTCACACAGCCACTCCCACGCCAACCACCTGCACCGCATCACCTTCCCCTCCCGGCCCCGGCCTCCATTACCACAGAACAACAACCCCCTCGACAAGCCCCTTGATCTGGATGGCGACCACAAGGCGGGTAGCCCTCCAGACATGCCCCAAGACCAGGACAAGATCGAGGTCACAGGAGACACGTACTCCTACGTGCAGTGCACGATGCACCATGAATACAGCTACCCGGTGGTGGAGGGCATCAaggcagagaaaagagatagTATAGCATCCCTGAAAAAGCAGCAGCAACTCGAGCTTGCCGGGGCGACGCACCCTCAGCCATGTCCTCCAACGAATCATGGCAAGAGGCCGCGAAAGAGAGACCGCAGAGGCAGAAAGTTCATCAAGGCCCGCTGTCGGCACTGTCAGGAAACCTTTACATATGATAAAAATTCCCGGGGCAGCTGCGAATACGCACCAGACTGTGTACGTACAGCCATTGATACACTTACATGCATCTCTTGTGCGCACGGTATGTTATATCATTGCATGAGTGATGCAGAAGGTGACTTTGCTCACCGTCCATGTGAATGTGGGGGTCCTGGAGGCACGACGGATGAGTTGTGCGGGCGACGGTGGCTCGGATTAACCTTGTTATCCTTATTGGTGCCGTGCTTGTGGTGCTACATACCGCTGCGAGCATGTCACCGATGCGCTGTCGCCTGCAGATTGTGTGGTGGCCGACATGAGGCCTCCTGA
- the LOC119568061 gene encoding sprouty-related, EVH1 domain-containing protein 2-like isoform X2, giving the protein MHIPQRISQDMPGNYLVRVRAQVMMRDDSTGGWLPMGGGGLSNVSVRKRVTQPDLDDSKHEYLIYGKRLSDQSVVLSCTIKKDFEYNKVMPTFHHWKTGDKKFGLTFQTAADARAFDKGVRMAVEDLLEGLNDFPSYRHGLNVDVGDDNVFMAVNLPVDRDGSRTNSSGSVTTCGSSRHTPTATPLPTPDHPPHYPYHHHHHHHYPPPGGGVGGIGSAGGTAISTTNTSPSSTISNLAITTVGMQPQSHSHSHANHLHRITFPSRPRPPLPQNNNPLDKPLDLDGDHKAGSPPDMPQDQDKIEVTGDTYSYVQCTMHHEYSYPVVEGIKAEKRDSIASLKKQQQLELAGATHPQPCPPTNHGKRPRKRDRRGRKFIKARCRHCQETFTYDKNSRGSCEYAPDCVRTAIDTLTCISCAHGMLYHCMSDAEGDFAHRPCECGGPGGTTDELCGRRWLGLTLLSLLVPCLWCYIPLRACHRCAVACRLCGGRHEAS; this is encoded by the exons CGGCAACTACTTGGTTCGAGTGCGTGCTCAGGTGATGATGCGTGATGACAGCACTGGGGGTTGGCTGCCCATGGGTGGGGGTGGCCTCTCCAATGTGTCTGTCCGGAAGCGTGTCACCCAACCCGACCTTGACGACTCCAAACATGAGTATCTTATCTATGGGAAGAGATTATCCGATCAATCA GTAGTGTTGAGTTGTACAATAAAGAAAGATTTTGAATACAACAAAGTCATGCCTACCTTTCACCACTGGAAGACAGGAGACAAAAAGTTCGGACTAACCTTTCAAACGGCCGCCGATGCTCGAGCATTTGACAAAGGCGTACGAATGGCGGTTGAAGATCTATTAGAAG GTCTCAACGACTTTCCATCCTATCGTCATGGCCTGAACGTAGATGTCGGTGATGATAACGTTTTCATG GCGGTGAATCTTCCGGTGGATAGAGATGGGTCACGGACGAACTCGTCTGGGTCGGTCACCACCTGCGGCAGCAGCCGTCACACACCCACCgctactcccctccccaccccagaccatcccccccactacccctaccaccaccaccaccatcaccactacccaCCACCaggaggtggagtgggggggaTCGGAAGCGCAGGGGGAACGGCTATATCAACAACAAACACTTCTCCAAGCTCCACCATTTCCAACCTTGCCATCACCACGGTCGGGATGCAGCCCCAGTCACACAGCCACTCCCACGCCAACCACCTGCACCGCATCACCTTCCCCTCCCGGCCCCGGCCTCCATTACCACAGAACAACAACCCCCTCGACAAGCCCCTTGATCTGGATGGCGACCACAAGGCGGGTAGCCCTCCAGACATGCCCCAAGACCAGGACAAGATCGAGGTCACAGGAGACACGTACTCCTACGTGCAGTGCACGATGCACCATGAATACAGCTACCCGGTGGTGGAGGGCATCAaggcagagaaaagagatagTATAGCATCCCTGAAAAAGCAGCAGCAACTCGAGCTTGCCGGGGCGACGCACCCTCAGCCATGTCCTCCAACGAATCATGGCAAGAGGCCGCGAAAGAGAGACCGCAGAGGCAGAAAGTTCATCAAGGCCCGCTGTCGGCACTGTCAGGAAACCTTTACATATGATAAAAATTCCCGGGGCAGCTGCGAATACGCACCAGACTGTGTACGTACAGCCATTGATACACTTACATGCATCTCTTGTGCGCACGGTATGTTATATCATTGCATGAGTGATGCAGAAGGTGACTTTGCTCACCGTCCATGTGAATGTGGGGGTCCTGGAGGCACGACGGATGAGTTGTGCGGGCGACGGTGGCTCGGATTAACCTTGTTATCCTTATTGGTGCCGTGCTTGTGGTGCTACATACCGCTGCGAGCATGTCACCGATGCGCTGTCGCCTGCAGATTGTGTGGTGGCCGACATGAGGCCTCCTGA